A genomic segment from Nitratiruptor sp. YY08-10 encodes:
- the napA gene encoding nitrate reductase catalytic subunit NapA, translated as MALSRRDFLKSSAAAAAASAVGLSVPKEVEAASNEAQKGWRWDKAVCRFCGTGCGIMIATKDDRIVAVKGDPLAPVNRGLNCIKGYFTAKIMYGADRLKTPLLRMNDKGEFDKHGKFRPVSWKRAFDEMEKQFKKAYNELGPTGVAFFGSGQYTVMEGYAAAKLMKAGFRSNNIDPNARHCMASAVAGFIQTFGIDEPAGCYDDIELTDTIVLWGSNMAEMHPILWARCTDRKLSDPNKVKVVVLSTYTHRSCDLADDVIIFKPNTDLAIWNYIARSIVYDHPDAIDWNFVKEYCVFATGYPDIGYGMRNPKHAEELGYSKKEMETVWHQDHKKLSEDEKRALAPFGYGNADVMKMKHVKAAGKHWAISFEEFKKSLEPYTLDYVAKVAKGDPDESLESFKAKLQRLKDLYVEKGRKVVSFWTMGMNQHTRGTWDNELSYVVHFLLGKQALPGSGAFSLTGQPSACGTAREVGTFAHRLPADMVVFNPKHRAIAEKIWKLPKGTINPKVGSHIVKIMRDLEDGKIKFAWVHVCNPWQDTANANHWIKAARNMDNFIVVSDGYPGISAKVADLILPSAMIYEKWGAYGNAERRTQHWRQQVTPVGDAMPDVWQYTEFAKRFKLKEVWKEWKLPDGTVLPNVLDEAKKMGYSPDDTLFDVLFANDYYRSFKWPDPIANGHGNTTAEGDKRNVIGADGKPWKGYGFFLEKALWEEYRKFGEGRGHDYAPFDVYHKVRGLRWPVVNGKDTPWRFNVNYDPYAKREKELGHVKGEFAFYGHALKVIPQGSLTGPDKNKPKIHLPNKAKIFARPYMEPPEVPDNEYDTWLCTGRVLEHWHSGTMTMRVPELYRAVPEALCYMHPEDAKKRGVKRGDLVVIESRRGKCKARVETRGRNRPPRGLVFVPWFDERVYINLVTLDATCPISKQTDYKKCAVKIYKA; from the coding sequence ATGGCACTGAGTAGAAGGGATTTTCTCAAGAGTAGCGCGGCTGCGGCAGCTGCGAGTGCAGTGGGACTGAGTGTTCCAAAAGAAGTTGAAGCAGCTTCAAATGAAGCGCAAAAGGGATGGCGCTGGGATAAAGCGGTATGCCGTTTCTGTGGTACTGGATGTGGGATTATGATTGCAACGAAAGATGATCGTATCGTTGCAGTAAAAGGGGATCCGCTTGCACCGGTAAATAGAGGACTTAACTGTATTAAAGGGTATTTTACTGCCAAAATCATGTATGGTGCAGATAGACTGAAAACGCCACTCCTTCGAATGAATGACAAAGGTGAATTTGATAAACATGGTAAATTTAGACCAGTTAGCTGGAAACGAGCTTTTGATGAGATGGAGAAACAGTTTAAAAAGGCTTATAACGAACTAGGCCCAACAGGTGTTGCTTTCTTTGGATCCGGTCAGTATACTGTTATGGAAGGATATGCAGCTGCAAAATTGATGAAAGCAGGCTTTAGAAGTAACAACATCGATCCAAACGCAAGACACTGTATGGCAAGTGCAGTTGCGGGATTTATTCAGACATTCGGTATCGATGAGCCTGCTGGATGTTATGATGACATAGAACTTACTGATACCATCGTGCTTTGGGGATCGAATATGGCAGAGATGCACCCGATTTTGTGGGCACGATGTACCGATAGAAAACTCTCCGATCCAAATAAAGTGAAAGTTGTCGTACTTTCAACCTATACACACAGAAGCTGTGACTTGGCAGATGATGTAATCATCTTTAAGCCAAATACAGACTTGGCTATCTGGAACTATATCGCAAGAAGTATCGTTTATGATCATCCAGATGCAATCGACTGGAACTTTGTAAAAGAGTACTGCGTATTTGCTACAGGATATCCAGATATCGGTTATGGAATGCGAAATCCAAAACATGCTGAAGAGCTTGGATACAGCAAAAAAGAGATGGAGACAGTTTGGCATCAAGACCATAAAAAACTTTCAGAAGATGAAAAAAGAGCTCTTGCACCGTTTGGATATGGCAATGCTGATGTTATGAAAATGAAGCATGTCAAAGCTGCCGGAAAGCATTGGGCGATCAGTTTTGAGGAGTTTAAAAAATCACTTGAACCATATACCCTTGATTACGTTGCAAAAGTTGCCAAGGGTGATCCAGATGAAAGTTTAGAGAGCTTCAAAGCGAAACTCCAAAGACTTAAAGACCTTTATGTAGAAAAAGGTAGAAAAGTTGTAAGTTTCTGGACAATGGGTATGAACCAGCATACCAGAGGAACTTGGGATAATGAATTGAGCTATGTTGTACACTTTTTGCTTGGTAAACAAGCGTTGCCTGGAAGCGGAGCATTTTCTCTTACAGGTCAACCAAGTGCATGTGGTACTGCACGTGAGGTTGGTACATTTGCACACAGACTCCCAGCCGACATGGTCGTATTCAATCCAAAACATAGAGCTATTGCAGAAAAGATTTGGAAACTTCCAAAAGGAACAATCAATCCAAAAGTTGGGAGCCATATCGTAAAAATAATGCGAGATCTTGAAGATGGCAAAATAAAATTTGCTTGGGTGCATGTATGTAACCCATGGCAAGATACAGCAAATGCGAACCACTGGATCAAAGCTGCACGCAATATGGACAACTTTATTGTAGTGAGCGACGGGTATCCAGGTATCAGTGCAAAAGTTGCAGATTTGATCTTGCCAAGTGCGATGATCTATGAGAAATGGGGTGCATATGGTAACGCAGAGCGCCGAACTCAACACTGGAGACAGCAAGTAACACCAGTTGGTGATGCGATGCCAGATGTTTGGCAATACACTGAATTCGCAAAACGATTTAAACTCAAAGAGGTATGGAAAGAGTGGAAACTTCCTGATGGCACAGTGCTTCCAAATGTTCTTGATGAAGCGAAAAAAATGGGATATAGTCCAGATGACACACTCTTTGATGTCCTTTTTGCAAATGATTACTACAGAAGCTTCAAATGGCCTGATCCAATTGCTAATGGTCATGGAAATACCACAGCTGAAGGTGATAAACGAAATGTCATCGGTGCCGATGGTAAGCCATGGAAAGGGTATGGATTCTTCCTTGAGAAAGCACTTTGGGAAGAGTATAGAAAATTTGGTGAAGGACGAGGTCACGACTACGCGCCATTTGATGTATACCATAAAGTTCGAGGGCTTCGATGGCCTGTTGTCAACGGTAAAGATACACCATGGCGATTCAATGTCAACTACGATCCATATGCAAAACGAGAAAAAGAGCTTGGTCATGTAAAAGGTGAATTTGCATTCTATGGACATGCACTCAAAGTGATTCCACAAGGATCGCTCACAGGACCTGATAAAAATAAACCAAAAATTCATTTGCCAAACAAAGCAAAAATCTTTGCTAGACCTTACATGGAGCCACCTGAAGTACCTGATAATGAATATGATACATGGCTCTGTACAGGACGTGTGCTTGAACATTGGCATAGTGGTACGATGACTATGAGGGTGCCAGAGCTTTACCGAGCCGTCCCAGAAGCGCTTTGTTACATGCATCCAGAAGATGCGAAAAAACGAGGTGTTAAACGAGGTGATTTGGTTGTTATTGAAAGCCGAAGAGGTAAATGTAAAGCAAGGGTTGAAACACGCGGTCGTAACCGACCACCTCGAGGACTAGTGTTTGTACCTTGGTTTGATGAGCGGGTATATATCAACCTTGTAACATTGGATGCAACCTGTCCAATTTCCAAACAGACTGACTACAAAAAATGTGCGGTGAAAATCTATAAAGCGTGA
- a CDS encoding FmdE family protein translates to MEYPKFFDQVEPITLYDPLADFLGAFENGVVDIQYKDIALFAGHSCPTVAGCYLMAKIGLQKLFPDTLPRRGEIEVHVSGAKDEGVNGVIGNTIAYICGVNDESGFKGIGPKFDRSNKLFFGKGFSAQVRLKRIDTKEHIDLSYDPSIIPPHPQMKELMKVVLMGRGGIEERKRFQTLWQERVAKILLSKELWSQLVQVH, encoded by the coding sequence ATGGAATATCCAAAGTTTTTTGATCAAGTAGAACCAATCACGTTATATGACCCATTAGCAGACTTCTTAGGTGCATTTGAAAATGGAGTCGTAGATATCCAATATAAAGATATCGCCCTTTTCGCAGGACACTCTTGTCCAACGGTAGCAGGATGCTATCTGATGGCAAAAATCGGTCTTCAAAAGCTCTTTCCTGACACTTTGCCAAGACGTGGAGAGATAGAAGTCCATGTTAGTGGCGCAAAAGATGAAGGCGTTAATGGTGTCATTGGCAATACAATTGCCTATATTTGCGGTGTCAATGATGAATCAGGCTTCAAAGGGATCGGACCAAAGTTCGATCGAAGCAACAAACTCTTTTTTGGTAAAGGATTTAGTGCACAAGTACGCCTTAAAAGGATAGATACCAAAGAGCATATTGATCTTTCATATGACCCTTCTATAATCCCACCACATCCCCAAATGAAAGAGCTTATGAAGGTAGTTTTGATGGGCAGGGGCGGCATAGAAGAGAGAAAACGATTTCAAACATTATGGCAAGAAAGGGTTGCTAAAATTCTCTTAAGTAAGGAGTTATGGAGTCAACTCGTACAAGTCCATTAA
- a CDS encoding DUF1858 domain-containing protein, with the protein MEITLDTKIADLLKEYPFLEEELIKINPKFKKLKNPILRRTVAKIASVKQAAVVGGMDPVDLVNQLRSLVGQEPLAVEVQRQSQEIRPDWSFETPSITLDADKLLDEGKNPLAEVTKELKSLPKGSVLVLTSDFKPEPLIDTLKEKGYKVFCDESTDQVKTYISS; encoded by the coding sequence ATGGAGATAACGCTTGATACAAAAATTGCCGATCTTTTAAAGGAGTATCCCTTTTTGGAAGAAGAACTTATCAAAATCAATCCAAAATTTAAAAAGCTGAAAAATCCAATACTTCGAAGAACGGTGGCAAAAATTGCTTCGGTCAAACAGGCTGCTGTAGTCGGTGGCATGGATCCGGTGGATCTTGTCAATCAACTTCGATCTTTGGTGGGTCAGGAACCTTTAGCTGTTGAGGTTCAACGGCAGTCTCAAGAGATTCGGCCTGATTGGAGTTTCGAAACACCATCGATAACCTTGGATGCCGATAAGTTGCTGGATGAAGGGAAAAATCCATTGGCAGAAGTGACAAAGGAGCTGAAGTCTCTACCCAAAGGTTCGGTTCTTGTGCTTACATCAGACTTTAAGCCAGAGCCGCTCATCGATACCCTTAAAGAGAAAGGATATAAAGTTTTTTGTGATGAGTCGACCGATCAAGTGAAGACTTATATCAGCAGTTAA
- a CDS encoding metal-sulfur cluster assembly factor, with product MAKVTKEQVYDAIRTVIDPEVGFNLVDLGLIYDVDIDEENNVHVKMTLSTRGCPLHQMMQQWVKEAVEKIPGVKDVTVEIVWDPPWNISMASDVVKKALGAQ from the coding sequence ATGGCTAAAGTGACGAAAGAACAGGTATATGATGCGATACGAACAGTCATTGATCCAGAAGTTGGTTTCAACCTTGTGGACCTTGGACTTATTTATGATGTGGATATCGATGAAGAGAACAATGTCCATGTAAAAATGACCCTTTCTACAAGAGGATGCCCTCTGCATCAGATGATGCAGCAGTGGGTAAAAGAGGCAGTTGAGAAAATTCCAGGTGTCAAGGATGTGACGGTTGAGATTGTTTGGGATCCACCTTGGAATATCTCTATGGCCAGTGATGTAGTGAAAAAAGCGTTGGGTGCCCAGTGA
- a CDS encoding 4Fe-4S binding protein, producing MHYKQTGNHFEIDFLKCLRTDYYHNNCTECIDICPKEAFFFDRGRLTLDVQKCTNCGVCLGICPSEALSLEFFDPNEYILKQQENEVLLSCKKDIPCLSVFDTEHFATFLLRKEKVLCDLSHCEGCELNPDNRTLQSIQERMDEANAFIQALGITKELEEGVYQEDRRTFFKTIFQATKEITQEERLKDMQNEKERLPMKQTLLKNSLKTKLSDIPNTIVPTTFSFLGSKTIDQNCTNCRDCVQFCPTQALFYAKEGTAIWFMSGRCIDCDICNDICKVKVVKDKEQIDIVSWAFDRGEELIEFTFETCSECKTPFVYRGGEPICDRCKDFIARRQDIFKLACDED from the coding sequence ATGCACTATAAACAGACAGGGAACCATTTTGAGATAGATTTTTTGAAATGTCTTCGTACCGATTATTACCACAATAACTGCACTGAATGTATAGATATTTGTCCCAAAGAGGCATTTTTTTTCGATAGGGGCAGACTTACCCTTGATGTACAAAAATGTACAAACTGTGGAGTCTGTTTGGGGATTTGTCCAAGTGAAGCTTTGAGTCTTGAATTTTTTGATCCAAATGAATATATCCTCAAACAGCAAGAAAATGAGGTTTTACTCTCCTGCAAAAAAGACATACCTTGTTTGAGTGTTTTTGATACAGAGCATTTTGCAACGTTTCTTCTTAGAAAAGAGAAGGTTTTATGTGATCTGAGTCATTGTGAGGGGTGTGAACTCAATCCAGACAATCGTACATTGCAATCGATTCAAGAACGCATGGATGAAGCGAATGCTTTTATACAAGCCCTTGGTATTACAAAGGAATTGGAAGAAGGGGTCTATCAGGAGGATAGACGAACCTTTTTCAAAACAATTTTCCAAGCTACGAAAGAGATAACGCAAGAAGAACGTTTAAAGGATATGCAAAACGAAAAAGAGCGGCTTCCTATGAAGCAGACTCTTTTAAAAAACAGCCTCAAAACGAAATTGTCCGATATTCCAAATACGATAGTACCTACAACATTCTCTTTTTTAGGAAGCAAGACAATTGATCAAAACTGTACCAACTGTAGAGACTGTGTGCAGTTTTGTCCAACGCAGGCACTTTTTTATGCAAAAGAGGGTACGGCTATCTGGTTTATGAGTGGACGATGTATCGATTGTGATATTTGCAATGATATCTGTAAAGTAAAAGTAGTAAAAGATAAAGAGCAAATCGATATTGTTTCCTGGGCATTTGATAGAGGTGAGGAGCTGATTGAATTTACCTTTGAGACGTGCAGCGAATGTAAGACACCCTTTGTCTATCGTGGTGGTGAGCCTATTTGTGATCGTTGTAAGGATTTTATTGCTAGACGTCAAGATATTTTCAAACTGGCTTGCGATGAGGATTGA
- a CDS encoding molecular chaperone gives MDNKTRAFGYAFLSRMFEKELGEKEIEDLRNSPELLETIGEDAKEYIETHDLDKLLDELNIDFNSLFVINSQPVESLVIDSTGEILVGLQNPVMFFYFENGYEIDMNRTEILAPDHISIEFAFMQNLAYRNENKTAFKFLRDHLLQWVPPYLTAMRGVANTPFYKDLCDFTIDYMLNDYEMLKKEYPIDAL, from the coding sequence TTGGATAATAAAACCCGTGCATTCGGATACGCTTTTCTTTCGAGAATGTTTGAAAAAGAGCTTGGGGAAAAAGAGATTGAGGACCTTCGAAACAGTCCGGAACTATTAGAAACTATTGGAGAAGATGCCAAAGAATATATCGAAACACACGATCTAGATAAACTTCTTGATGAACTCAATATCGATTTCAATTCTCTTTTTGTCATCAATTCACAACCTGTGGAATCTCTTGTTATAGACAGCACTGGAGAGATTCTTGTAGGTTTGCAAAATCCGGTGATGTTTTTCTACTTTGAAAATGGATATGAAATCGATATGAATCGTACAGAAATTCTTGCTCCAGATCATATCTCTATCGAGTTTGCATTTATGCAAAATCTGGCCTATAGAAACGAAAATAAAACAGCTTTCAAATTTTTGCGAGATCATCTTTTGCAGTGGGTACCACCCTATTTGACGGCAATGAGAGGTGTGGCAAATACTCCTTTTTACAAGGATCTTTGCGACTTTACTATCGATTATATGCTCAACGACTACGAAATGCTCAAGAAGGAGTATCCGATAGATGCACTATAA
- a CDS encoding ethylbenzene dehydrogenase-related protein, which translates to MKRVVTIAAALSLAASFSIAGNVVTAVKVKSLKHLKCGSKLIRKYAKFQKVVVYPQTTVHLNDKKANELNKDAKAKVVEVAAFTDGKNVAIVTRWPDKTKDVYKGYKSDIYPDGFAVQFASDASKPEKLPYIGMGSDGRPVAIYLRKAYGQGVYEPNGNGDVAHQVNEHNTNNFGKNLKKFKKEVKKLGVRPYQKAFVSEGFRSMTEIKDDSANYRTDMHYVKKYHKWGGMVVRPIKDAYAKPAKNEFAVAIAVWDGKELQRDGLKRLSSWIAVKLPGAKNKALEKVVSERVGGDVKKGKELAMTNCASCHRWKGAEMAPMYMAPDLSNIGGQATAAYIKESIVDPNAVVVPGYNRNSHPNFAWYTVDDKGHRTSAMPPFNYLKPQEINDLVAYMQTLKAEVEK; encoded by the coding sequence ATGAAAAGAGTAGTTACGATAGCAGCAGCCCTCAGTCTGGCTGCATCATTCAGTATCGCTGGGAATGTTGTTACTGCGGTTAAAGTGAAAAGTTTGAAACATCTTAAATGTGGTTCCAAACTGATTCGTAAATATGCAAAATTTCAAAAAGTGGTTGTCTATCCTCAAACAACTGTGCATCTTAATGACAAAAAAGCAAACGAGCTGAATAAAGATGCAAAAGCAAAAGTTGTTGAGGTAGCGGCATTTACAGATGGAAAAAATGTAGCCATTGTTACGAGATGGCCAGATAAAACGAAAGATGTCTATAAAGGCTATAAGAGTGATATCTATCCTGATGGCTTTGCCGTCCAATTCGCAAGTGATGCAAGCAAACCTGAAAAACTTCCATATATCGGTATGGGAAGTGATGGAAGACCTGTTGCAATATATCTTAGAAAAGCATATGGACAAGGTGTATACGAGCCAAACGGAAATGGTGACGTTGCGCATCAGGTCAATGAACACAACACAAACAATTTTGGAAAAAATCTCAAAAAATTTAAAAAAGAGGTCAAAAAGTTAGGTGTTCGACCTTACCAAAAAGCATTTGTCAGTGAAGGCTTTCGAAGTATGACAGAGATCAAGGACGACTCTGCCAACTACCGAACCGATATGCACTATGTAAAAAAATATCATAAATGGGGAGGTATGGTAGTACGCCCTATAAAAGATGCATATGCGAAACCTGCAAAAAATGAGTTTGCTGTTGCAATTGCCGTTTGGGATGGTAAAGAGCTACAAAGAGATGGATTGAAAAGACTCTCTAGCTGGATTGCCGTAAAACTGCCAGGTGCAAAAAACAAAGCACTTGAAAAAGTTGTCAGTGAGCGAGTAGGCGGCGATGTGAAGAAGGGAAAAGAGCTTGCTATGACAAACTGTGCAAGCTGCCATAGATGGAAAGGTGCCGAAATGGCTCCAATGTATATGGCTCCAGATTTAAGCAACATTGGTGGCCAAGCAACTGCTGCATACATCAAAGAATCTATTGTTGATCCAAATGCGGTTGTGGTACCTGGATACAATAGAAACTCTCATCCGAACTTTGCATGGTATACAGTGGATGACAAAGGTCACAGAACTTCTGCAATGCCTCCATTCAATTACCTAAAACCACAAGAGATAAATGATTTGGTGGCATATATGCAGACACTCAAAGCGGAGGTTGAAAAATGA
- a CDS encoding 4Fe-4S dicluster domain-containing protein, translated as MSKRQLAMVMDLNKCIGCQTCTVACKTQWTNRNGREYMYWNNVETYPGDGYPKKWMELGGGFDAAGDLQPGIIPNIEADYGVPWDYNYESLAEQNLLSDKPEPGFRPDQSPTWGPNWDEDQGDGNFPMDNYFFYLPRICNHCSNPGCLSACPRDAIFKREEDGVVLVDLDRCQGYRYCIAGCPYKKIYFNPKISKSEKCILCFPRIEQGLPPACAQSCVGRIRFVGFLDDEESQVYKLVHKYKVALPLRPDYGTQPNVYYVPPVDTPPKFDENGKIIEGSDRIPMEELEKLFGPAVHDAIKTIKAEREKRKKTGESELMDILIAYQHQDMFRLDHNYYVEVAKKKGMKPLPLVDERYVAGKHTKPSSISHFKVHA; from the coding sequence ATGTCTAAAAGACAATTAGCAATGGTAATGGACTTGAACAAATGTATAGGCTGTCAAACCTGTACAGTTGCATGTAAAACTCAATGGACCAACAGAAATGGCCGTGAGTACATGTACTGGAACAATGTTGAAACCTATCCAGGTGACGGATATCCAAAAAAATGGATGGAACTTGGAGGGGGGTTTGATGCCGCTGGCGATCTCCAGCCCGGTATCATTCCAAACATCGAAGCAGATTATGGAGTACCTTGGGATTATAACTATGAGTCACTTGCAGAACAAAACCTGCTAAGTGACAAACCAGAGCCCGGTTTTAGACCTGATCAAAGCCCTACTTGGGGACCAAACTGGGATGAAGATCAAGGTGACGGTAACTTCCCAATGGACAACTATTTCTTTTACCTTCCAAGGATTTGTAACCATTGTTCAAATCCTGGGTGTTTGAGTGCTTGTCCAAGAGATGCTATCTTCAAACGAGAAGAAGATGGTGTTGTTTTGGTTGACCTCGATCGATGTCAGGGATATCGATACTGTATCGCAGGATGTCCTTATAAAAAGATCTATTTCAATCCCAAAATCTCTAAGAGTGAAAAGTGTATTCTCTGTTTCCCAAGGATTGAACAAGGTCTTCCACCAGCTTGTGCGCAAAGCTGTGTCGGGAGAATTCGGTTTGTAGGATTCTTGGATGATGAGGAGAGTCAAGTATATAAACTTGTTCATAAATACAAAGTGGCGTTGCCACTCAGACCGGATTATGGAACACAGCCAAACGTCTACTATGTTCCACCGGTAGATACTCCTCCAAAATTTGATGAGAACGGTAAAATTATTGAAGGAAGTGATCGTATTCCTATGGAGGAGTTGGAAAAACTGTTTGGTCCGGCTGTCCACGATGCGATAAAAACGATTAAAGCTGAAAGAGAAAAACGTAAAAAAACGGGAGAATCTGAACTTATGGATATCTTGATTGCGTATCAACATCAAGATATGTTCAGACTTGACCATAACTATTACGTTGAAGTGGCTAAGAAAAAAGGTATGAAGCCATTACCACTTGTAGATGAACGATATGTGGCTGGTAAACATACAAAACCATCTTCAATATCCCATTTTAAGGTGCACGCATGA